In a single window of the Euleptes europaea isolate rEulEur1 chromosome 4, rEulEur1.hap1, whole genome shotgun sequence genome:
- the HTR1A gene encoding 5-hydroxytryptamine receptor 1A: protein MEAANSTTPAAGNASQPSPASLGYQLGTSVVLGALILFAVLGNACVIAAIALERSLQTVANYLIGSLAVTDLMVSVLVLPMAALYQVLGKWTLGQVTCDIFISLDVLCCTSSILHLCAIALDRYWAITDPIDYVNKRTPRRAAALISLTWLVGFLVSIPPMLGWRTPEDRSDPNACTISKDPGYTIYSTFGAFYIPLLLMLVLYGRIFKAARFRIRKTVKKADKKQPAARPEADTCLSLSPAGPGPQRSNGGLPPPPPPAKSWKSAVEPKAGACLNGAVPVAPSALEILEVSPSNCAKGHLPLPNHPAAAAAATPGPERKNEQPTTAEAKRKMALARERKTVKTLGIIMGTFILCWLPFFIVALVLPLCPGCYMPEELGAVINWLGYSNSLLNPVIYAYFNKDFQSAFKKIIKCKFCRQ from the coding sequence ATGGAGGCGGCCAACAGCACGACGCCGGCCGCCGGCAACGCCAGCCAGCCGTCGCCGGCCAGCCTGGGCTACCAGCTGGGCACGTCGGTGGTGCTGGGCGCGCTGATCCTGTTCGCCGTGCTGGGCAACGCCTGCGTGATCGCGGCCATCGCCCTGGAGCGCTCCCTGCAGACGGTGGCCAACTACCTGATCGGCTCGCTGGCCGTCACCGACCTGATGGTGTCGGTGCTGGTGCTGCCCATGGCCGCCCTCTACCAGGTGCTGGGCAAGTGGACGCTGGGCCAGGTGACCTGCGACATCTTCATCTCCCTCGACGTGCTGTGCTGCACCTCGTCCATCCTGCACCTGTGCGCCATCGCCCTGGACCGCTACTGGGCCATCACCGACCCCATCGACTACGTCAACAAGCGGACTCCCCGGCGGGCCGCCGCCCTCATCAGCCTCACCtggctggtgggcttcctggtcTCCATCCCGCCCATGCTGGGCTGGCGCACCCCCGAGGACCGCTCCGACCCCAACGCCTGCACCATCAGCAAGGACCCCGGCTACACCATCTACTCCACCTTCGGCGCCTTCTACATCCCGCTGCTCCTCATGCTGGTCCTCTACGGGCGCATCTTCAAGGCGGCCCGCTTCCGCATCCGCAAGACGGTCAAGAAAGCCGACAAGAAGCAGCCCGCGGCGCGCCCCGAGGCCGACACCTGCCTCTCCCTCTCGCCCGCCGGCCCGGGGCCCCAGCGGAGCAACGGGGgcctcccgccgcccccgccgccggccaaGAGCTGGAAGAGCGCCGTGGAGCCCAAGGCCGGCGCCTGCCTCAACGGGGCCGTCCCGGTGGCCCCCTCCGCCCTGGAGATCCTCGAGGTGAGCCCCTCCAACTGCGCCAAGGGCCACCTGCCCCTGCCCAAccaccccgccgccgccgccgccgccacgccggGCCCCGAGAGGAAGAACGAGCAGCCCACGACGGCCGAGGCCAAGCGCAAGATGGCCTTGGCGCGGGAGAGGAAGACGGTCAAGACGCTGGGCATCATCATGGGTACCTTCATcctctgctggctgcccttcttcaTCGTGGCGCTGGTGCTGCCCCTCTGCCCCGGCTGCTACATGCCCGAGGAGCTGGGCGCCGTCATCAACTGGCTGGGCtactccaactccctgctcaaccCCGTCATCTATGCCTACTTCAACAAAGATTTCCAAAGTGCTTTTAAGAAGATCATCAAGTGCAAGTTTTGCAGGCAGTGA